The segment tcatgctcctccttagtgcgtgagtatatcaatatatcatctatgaagacaataacaaaggaatctaaatacggtctgaacactccattcatcaagtccataaaagctgctggggcattagtcagtccgaaagacatcaccaaaaacttgtaatgaccataacgtgttcgaaaagccgtcttagggatatcctccgccctaaccttcaactgatgatagccagatctcaagtcaattttggagaaaactgaagcaccctgcaactgatcaaataaatcatcaatacgaggtatcagatacttatttctgatggttaccttgttcaactgccgatagtcaatacacatacgcatagatccatctttcttcttcacaaataacactggagcaccccaaggagatacacttggtctaataaaacctttgctcaacaaatcctgcagctgctccttcaactctttcaattcagctggtgccatacgataaggaggaatggaaataggccgagtgcctagctccacatcaatacaaaaatcaatatctcgatctggtggaagacctggcaaatcggtcggaaatacttctgaaaattcactcactactggaataaactcaagcataggagtctcaaTACTAGTATCTCGAATGTGGGCCAAGTACGCCAAACATCCTCTTTATACCAACTGACGagccttaaggaatgatatcacacccttagaaggctgactaagagtacctctccattctactataggaattccaggcatagctaaagtgatggtcttggcatgacaatttaaaattgcgtggtaagaagataaccaatccataccaagaatcacatcaaaatctatcatatctaagacctttaaatctgcatgagtgtcataccccatcaaagtaacagtacataaacgatacacttgatctacaactacagaatccccaacaggagtagaaacacgtatcggcaaatcaagagactcccacaatatatccagactaggagcaaaatatgtggacacataagaataagtagagcctggatcaaataatacagtagctggtcgatgacaaaccggaataatacctgtgataacagcatctaaggcttcagcctctggcctacctggaaaagcataacattgagaacgacctccatcagattgtgaacctccacGAACACCATCTCgaccagaaggagaaccacctctacctgaatgagaaccacctctaccattctgtgcaccacccctagctggaggttgtgcagccctggaagtcgaaacctgagaaccctgatgtaagccaccacgtctggtcctagggcaatctctcacaaagtgtcccatatTACCACACTCAAAACAACCCCTACGAGACGCCGGCTGATGAGAGGAACCGGAATGACCAGAATGCCCTCCACGAACTacaggtctagaagatgaaccctgcGAAGTATGTACCGAGCTCAAAGAGTTATGCCCAGCGTAACCAGCCTCAGACGCTGGTATagcagcatgaatgggtctgctggactgagggtgataacctctgcccaagtaaccccgactcctaggcggagcaccaccataatcacctAAATAACAAGTCCTCTTGTCCTCtcgctgctcaaatccctcacgtcgaatcatctccaactccttagcagcatctaccactttctgGAATGGAACACCAGAAGCAGCAACCTGAGAAACTCCTTGACGGATCGGAATAATCAACCCCTTAACAAACCTTctcactctctcagcctctgtgggaagtatcatcgaagcatgcctagccaaggcatgaaatttaccctcatactctgcaactgacataccattttgctgcaaaccctcaaactcggccctcttgcgctccctctcactgcgtggaacaaatttggatagaaatacctgagtaaactcAGTCGAGGATAGTGGATGGGATCCAGCTagcctactactaatataatccctccaccactgcttagcagagccagtcatctgaaacgctgtgtagtcaactccatgagactccactaatccaagattatgcaacctctcatgacaactaactatgaattcatatgcatcctcagctaagtcaccagtataagtcccaaacatcttttgctcatcaatagtcatagaaggcctgttcaccaaatgtgatgtcatatctggaaaacccatactatccaaacgaggagctacagcggcagctggctgagtcctgggagtctgagaatctggaggaactatcggatctggagtttgacctccaacacgggtctgtgagccatcagaagtgacaggcaaagctcctgcctgggccgtcccctctaggattcctaacataCGAGCCAAGGTATCTTGAAGAACTGGGGGACAATAGTACTGGTTGGAGCCTGAGCtggcccatccccctcgacacAATTttgcacatccccatgaataACCTCTGCATCAGGAGGTACGGCCCTATCACGACCCTGGGTAGCTACTGGTACTTGAACATCCACAGGTGCTGCAACACGGCCCCTACCCCGACCTCGAGCTCGTCTCCTACCTCTACCTCGGACAGTGTTTCCAGAAGCAGGCACAGGAATAGGATcctgaccaccacttgccgaTGTACGATTCCTCGCCAACTGAGAGAGAATGAAatatcaagattagaatttctacaaggtcaagtgtgcacgataatgaataaaagaacaaattattttctaaatgtcctacagcctctcgaagataggtatggacgtcttcataccgatccgcaagactctactagacattgcccttgtactcttgagaccgatgaacctagggatctgataccaaatttgtcacgacaCAAATTTTTGCAAGttgtgatggcacctatgttcccaaccaataggtaagccaacccaacatattaacccaactaaaccaacaaatgagtaaaaaagaccaacgcttagtaagaatctccaacattgagttccttatgaATACGAAATGTGGAAGGTAAAATATATcacccaagaattggtgtcttaagtacaagagcttctaaaattcgatgcaagtttgaaactaaatgaaaaatctaacataagggatatcttgtttgaatactaataacagaataaataaaagatagagggaggtgtgggccacggaacagccaagcagctcaccacaactccaagctcggactcaaattgctccacgagatgtgcttctactcggaatcgaatctgcaccacaaagagtgtaacaagcgtagtatgagtacgaaaccacgtgtacctagtatgtctcattgaccgacaacgaagaagtagtgacgggagttatataagaaaataaattcttagaatgtacaagtatatatatatattacacttgctatttaagtttcatcaataaaggaaatcaacatttaatattttccaaacaccaaatgaatttcatcaataaaggaaatcaacatttaatattttccaaacaccaaacgaaacatatattcatcaagaatgaatgatgggataaaatgcaatgcaatatgatgtcatgtaatgatatgtctcagaatacccagtactcactcaaccgtatatacatgatactcctcgaaaatacatcgagagttcatgacccatgggggactcgcgaggtccatataccaacacagacgatctccacgtgtctgtgcggacgatctcaacgcactatcataatatcaaacaattttcgcacggacggtctccacgtgccgaaattacaatcttaacatctcaccatccccagcacggacgatctccacgtgcccaacttatactcagtctcatctctatgcatgtgcacaatattgtttcaatagaggggatgatgatgcatctcaatcaatcaatatgaatataatacataaccacctcaattatctcaactatacAGGTGaagtaaataaaacacaattacacaaggaattcaagtcaataatatatcagctaatgcccatatgctttggcattctcaaatttcaatccatattctataatagaaattttccgttttataacaccagtactcgtaccaatgcccgtcacaccattgatacgagaccaccatattttccccttacccctttgtctatttttatttttaatctttaattaggaaaacgtccttcaacaagtctaacaagtcttaacataccttagatgccgagcttgtgccacgaattttttaagatttttcctttccttttcgcaaggtttcggaacgttcccaatctaccaattttgcaatattcgtaagtaagcaatttttgtagacattcaaattattatatgtctatcatagacgctaacactcactcatttttttcaataaattccaaatcttgatatatattggcatgccaaattttttcatacttgctaaatttcaagccaagaacttaactctaagctcttcaaatggactaaaattcaatgttagatcatataaaataacaccaaataattaattaccaatcccaatatatattaaaaactagcaTTTTAATATACGAATAAAACACGAACCAACTTCCCACCCATTGGCAGAAACCCATTTGTAAACAAGTGccaattttctagaatatttattaaatttgaatcattGGCAATCATTGACAATGATTTGCTCAATCTTATTCCTACCATTTtgaaactaacaatatatataataaattcttttgacaAAATCACAGAAAACATTAACCTGCAGCCATTCAACTATTCGACTTCGAtcgatttttatatatatatatatatttttttgaatactaacccaattgcttacaatgtaatataatttagtaatcatcaCCAACTTACCCATTGTTTCTTATCACCCATTATCAatatagcataaaataataacataatctcAAGCACTCCGACAATATATTAGtatatatagaattgaaaagaacgaatatctcatatctttacctgaacaatggctatgatttttctccctctcgCTGGTCGCCTGTGGTAAGGTTTTGCCTTCCCACTTttcgttttccttttcttctaaataagaaattattaaccgtgaaactccactaacctattatctaattatttatttaataaaagtttcatcaattgggtacacatagttatctaatagtttaaaaataccccgttaaattttcataaagagtcaaactagtcctagttctcaaaacgacctagcgagTCGTTACATGTCAGCACCACATCATCAAATTGTcagatttttatgaaaattaaaaaattcattaccATCACTATACTCACCATAATCACTAAAATACTCTATTTTTACCATTAAAACTCATAGCAATCACCATTAAAATTGTATCCTGCCACCAAATTCAATATCTAttatcaaattcatttttttaccGCCAATTGCTTCTCACTCAAGTATTATTTTGGCAAGATAAAGTAAAGGACAATCGAAGtttaaagaaataagaagaaagatggtGTATTATTACAACGGAAAATTAAAGCAAAActaaaatagttttaatttaaaatgtaatcaagataacttattttaaatttctaatatacaaaattatttttgctcACTAGTGAATTTCATGTCAAGTATTtgagtgaaaaattaaaagaaaaagaaaatttcttttgatattataCATATTGATGAAAAATACCGAAAAAATCCGCCGACAATTTAAGTAtgttgtgaaaaaaaattaattgtatttctaaaaatgataaaatttgaatctgtttcataatgaaaaatagaaactaattaAAAAGATGTCAACTTAAATCTTATTCATTATGTTtactaattaattatgaaaatatgcAATTGAAAATGGACAttgttaggaccggaaataagtaggtgtaaatgcggaagctagcaaagcaaacctcaaagacaacgagtaagaagacaacgagaaatatatcaaaagacacaaagatttaacgtgattcggtcaatcgacctacgtccacaaaggagatggaCAAATCAcgctcaaccaattcactcgaaATATaggggaggttcacacaagtgataacatatcaTGCTTGTGACTCACAAATTCTCTCACATGCATACAGAGTGCATACACTCTCTGTGTCATCTCAGCGTTGAAGGATATATTTAttacactttaaaataattcCTTTCTCTTACTTAGTTTCTCAAATCAGGTCTATCTATCTTTGCCTTATTTTAACTCCATTATCAGATGAAAAAAAGACTTTAACCACTTTTCTCTCtcttaattttttaccaaattcTCTCCTTTATCTCTCTCACGCTTCTACTCATTTCTTTCacttcaaataatataaaactttCTTTGTTTAACTAGACTCCATAATATTTCTcttagaaaatcatttttttcccaatatcattcaaaaaatttgcACCCACTGATATAGGCAAACACATTGTCATCAAGTATCTTTTGAGATTTTTGGTATATtgtgtattttttgtttttttcacaattttaattgtatgatttgattttttgtgatttgtTCTTGTATTGGAGATATTGTAGTAAACTACACTAATATTCATACAAACATTAATcaaagattcttcaaaaatgtaGGTTCTGCGGCTAAAATGATTAAAGAAAGCAAATCTAAATTGACATGATCCTACCCACATGAGTAATGAAACCAACAGtccaaagaaaagaagaattatAGATGCCGAAGAAGTTGATGAAATTGTTGAAGATCAACGTGATGACGAATAACTTTATAGCTTGTTGCATTTTGCATCTAAGCTATCAAATTGTATTCTTTGCTGTTTTTATGGACGGTAGCATTTTGTATGCatacatttttgtattttttttttataaaaatcattttaactaAATGCCAAcaagttttgtattttgttgtgctcactaatttttatttcaatctcATTTTATACGTCAAcaagttttgtatttctttttattttgtattcattCTAAAATCTTCTTCACTACCAGCAAAAATCACAAATCAATCTACTTCAGTTTGACATAGATTGAATATTATCAACGGAGTGTTAAACATTGATGTTGGAAATTCGAGGATAAAGGAGAGAGAAACCATGTCGATTTTTATTTGGAATGTAACTAATAAGAATTTTCAGCTATTGCAGTCCATAAAGCCTTGTACATACCATATAACGGTGTCTCTGAAATCCCTATTTTACCGAGTTCAATAATTTCCAGCATCTTTTCAACTTTATTTGACATTATTAACCCCTTCACGCCAAGTTCGATACCAGGAGATCTAATCACTTGAAATCCACTTTCGAAAAGCTCTGAATTTCTTAATGTTTAACTAATAGAGAACACGATCTAAACTTCGATAGACATACCACGAATCCATTCCCAAATTTCCCTAGACATGCCTCACTCAAATTTTGCCTGACCTAGACTCTACTATCCAAAAAATTTCCAGACCCAAACATTTTTTTACCATTGGACTACCCATAACAATCATAAAGGATCGTTACAATAAtcgattaaaaaaatgtatagaCAACATGAAGAGTCAAACTCCAAGGAGCACCACAAGCCACAAATAAAGTTGTgcttaatatataaatagagttcggagcctaaagtttataaaatattaacacaaattttaaaacgatatataaaattttatattaatcgaaacggcaaaatcgctggaacaacaTCGATTTACTCcagaaaaaagcaaaatcgctgttATTGCagtgattttgcaaaatgtgattcttttttttttaaaaatcaaattgctACCATGGCAgcaatattcaatttttttttaaaaaaaaaaatcgctgCTTCAGGCagcgattttcatttttttaaaaaaaattaaaaaattgaaaatcgtagcaattttttaattttattttagcagcgattttcaaaaaaaaaatgaaaatcgctTCCTAGGGAGcgattttcttaaatttttttttttaaaaaaatggaaggCAGcgatttccaaaaaaaaaaaatttgttaaaaacaaaattgaaaaacgctgcctaggcagcgatttttctttttccagtggagtaaatcgctgttgttccagcgattttgccgttttggttaatataaaattttatataccattttggaatttttgttaatattttataccctcTAGGCTCCGGACTCTATATAAATATGATCTTTAACTTagctttattttatatatatgccTTACAATTTGAGTATgtacaaatagacacttaaacttttataaaattgaacaagtagacacttgAATCCTATGTGATATAATACAACGAGGACACCACGCAGGATGCAAATTGTCATGTTGGATGCAACGTATGATGCGTATatctatttctttaattttatacaaattcgaaTATCTACTTATGCATACTCAAAAttgaataacataaatataaaataaaataaaattaaaagacatatttataCACTATGCCAATAAAATTGCGTCACTTATTTTGTACCCTTGGCTATTGACGTAatcttttatgtttattaaaGTCATAAATACCACAGCTGCCGCCTtccattactttttttttatcaaaccgTTATTTTGCGGCTATATATTGGCTATTGCACTTAAAGTGTCAtaaatttaatgatatattttcaCCCACAAAAGAATTTAGTTCGATATGTCCCATGCACCAACAAACAATAAATAACCCCTTTCTCGTAATTAATAAAACACTCACTATATATACCCTCCAATTTCTTCCTATTTCCTCATCAATATTCTACAAAACTCAAATTCCTTTTGTAAGATCATATTTTTTCCATCTAATTTTATTACCAATAGTCCAATACTAGTGCATGCTCAACTAATTGAtcaacacacaaaaaaagaagtGTGACAATGCAATATCAAAACACTAGGGCAAGACAAAGGTCATCGTCTTCGGACTTGTTGGAGAGGGTGGCTAGGCTAGCATCAGGAAGCGCGGTGGTGATATTTAGCTCGAGTAGTTGTTGCATGTGCCATGCAATAAAGAGGTTGTTCTGTGAGCTCGGTGTGAGCCCGATGGTGTACGAGTTAGACCAAGACCCTAATGGAAAAGGGATGGAGAGGGCGCTTTACAAGCTTCTTGGAAACTCACCAACCGTACCGGTAGTGTTCATAGGTGGTGAACTGATCGGATCGATGGATAGAGTTATGGCTTCTCATATTAATGGCACTCTTGTCCCTCGTCTCAAAGAAGCCGGAGCTCTCTGGCTATGACACTCTTTCCTTTATAATTCGTTgtcaaatgaaagaattaattataaaatttctatcttcgaaaatatttaaaaaattattaatttccaATTATGTCCTTAGTCATGCTCTTTGTAACCATGAAATGTCTATGTTTAAAGCCATGAATTTTATGACATTTTTATAGTATGCCTGTcgaatgtttttcttttttaaatttcatgtttagttAAATATcgatatataatataaaaattgacgTTGGAGTACTAAAAGAAGCATATATGTCAAGATCAAGGGATGTTgccatttttttcttgtttagttTAATGAGATTTACAGCAGTAGGTAGGTTaggtaaaattaaaattatctggtaatgatatatatttataatagtatTTATTATGGCAATCTAGTATGCCAGCATGAGTGGAAGTACGTAATTAAATTCTTGGGCTCATAAATTCGAAacgacaaaaataaagaatatgtaTTAAATACTAGATATTATGTGTCCATGTCACTGCAGACTTAATATatgttagtttttcttttttaatttatgtgatacaaatgaaatttgaaaaagtgaactaaattttttgttggttattaaaaaaatatttgaaaattttaatttatgtactttttatgttattttcgaataatatatgttactttattttttttattttatgtgatacaagtgattttaggaaagtaagaaaaatttcttatatgattctCACGTATGTTTAGTTGTCATTTTACTGTGATTCATAGTACTTGTTAATTCTTACGTTATTTTCAAACAAGATATGTAACTGTTTTTTGTTTCGACAAAAACAAGGGAGtcaaccaaatttcattatgttttttaactatattttttttgaaatatcttaaaTTATTACATTACGtttttaagttttcttttttatgtaattttcaaatatgtaacaaattataaattaaaacgaagaattaaagtttttaaatcattatatttctatattaaaatgttcaaatcttttaaaatccacatatatgcacaaattaatagaacgaagctaaaaaaaaattatttcatttcaaaaaggaaataacttctgaattttaattttttatataacatatttaaaagcacaaaattaaaaaatatttcaatatacaaaatttatatatacctataattttaatttaattttgattggttccacctaatattatacttgatgTATAATTATTAAGAGTTAAGCGTAATCATTCTTTATTTACTTccatataataaatagatatcacaaataactgataaagaaaatgaagaaataacaaaactaaggtaatactaataataataactaaagatatttctagaactatttaagtttattgttatcattcttggtagatttttgcttgcataaagttacatttttaccttttatcgtcattcacttcatatataaagatgtttctagaatgatttattcttgataaatttttgttagaatgaaattataattttattctggtcatctttaatacaaatatatcatcctattcatttttatttgtaaagttactttttaacatgcttttctttaatttcaatctaatatatattattaattttgtcacactaattcattttcaagtatattaattagagccaaaataaagattgaaataattatttcttgatatttttatataaaaagtaggcTTTTTTTTATAAGCACAAtggatatcacaataactcacaaaagaaaagaaaaagaaagtgaagtaataacaaaataagttaatggtaatgACAATAACTtaatgtttctagaactatttaatttttttattatcattcttaGTAAATTTTTGTTAgagtgaaattacatttttgcccttgatcattattcacttcatatataaaaagataattctagaattatttattatctttcttcgtagatttttgttagcgtgaaattacatttttgcctTTGGTCGTCCTCCCACTttactcttctatataataaataatagaaattacTCTAttcgtctatttttatttgtcatgttacgcttttcgaaagttaattaaactaattttgaaaattgattagattacaataattcaatattttaaacaaaaaatataaatattcaaaaactgtattaaaagtactataaattgcaattttttgcatataaatatgatgaaaaatacatcttaaaatattaatca is part of the Solanum lycopersicum chromosome 1, SLM_r2.1 genome and harbors:
- the LOC101268133 gene encoding glutaredoxin-C1-like, which gives rise to MQYQNTRARQRSSSSDLLERVARLASGSAVVIFSSSSCCMCHAIKRLFCELGVSPMVYELDQDPNGKGMERALYKLLGNSPTVPVVFIGGELIGSMDRVMASHINGTLVPRLKEAGALWL